The genome window GAAGACGTGCCCCAGGTGGGCGTCGCAGACGGCGCAGACGATTTCCGTGCGCAGCATGCCGTGGGTACGGTCGACGATTTCCGTCACGTTGGCCGGGTCCAGCGCCTGGAAATAGCTGGGCCAGCCGCAGCCGGAATCGAATTTCGTGTCCGACGCAAACAAGGGCGTGTTGCAGCAGACGCAGGTGTAGATGCCGTGTGCATGGTGGTCCCAGAACTTGCCCGTGAAGGCCCGTTCCGTGGCCGCGTGGCGCGTGACTTCGTATTGCATCGAGTCGAGCATGGCGCGCCATTCGGCGTCGGTTTTTTTGACTTTATTCGTGGTCATGGTAGTACCTCAGGATGAGCAACTGACTTCAAGGTGGCTGGCCCAGTCGGGCGGCAGGGCCGCATAGTGCTGGTGTTCGGGCTGTTCGTCAAATGGCTTTTGCAATATTTCCAGCAATTTCGCCACTTCCGTGTAGTCCTGCTGCTGCGCTTTCTCGATGGCCACCTGCGCCAGGTAGTTGCGCAGCACGTATTTCGGGTTGACGCCGTTCATGGCGGCTTGCCGTTCGGCATCGACGCTATGCTCCTGCAACAGGCGTGCGCGGTACTGAGTCGCCCAGGCGTCGAAGGCGGGGCGGTCGATGAACAGGTCGCGCAGCGCCGTGTCGTGTTCGGGCGCGGCCACTCGCAGTGTAGACAAGGCGCGGAAGAAATTCGTGAAATCCACATGATTGGCTTGGATCAGCGCAAACATGCTGTCGAACAGCGCCGTATCGTCGTCCTGGCTCGTCTGCAAGCCCAGCTTGGCGCGCAGCAAGCCATTCATCTTCTCCGCAAAGGCGCTCTGGTAGCTGTCCAGCGCCGCCTGCGCCAGTTCCACTTCGCCGATCAGCGGCAGCAGGGCCTGGCCCAGCGCATAGCAGTTCCAGTGGCCCACCTGCGGCTGGTTGGCGTAGGAATAGCGACCTTGCTGGTCCGTATGGTTGCAGATGTGTTCCGCGTCAAACGCTTCCATGAAGCCGAACGGGCCGTAATCGAGGGTCAGGCCCAGGATCGACATATTGTCCGTATTCATCACGCCATGCATGAAGCCCACGGCTTGCCATTGCGCGATCATGTGCGCTGTGCGCACGCAGACCTCGGCCAGCAAGGCTTGATACGGATTTGATGCGGCGCGCAAATGGGGATAGAAGCCGTCGATGACGTAATCGGCGAGGATTTTCAGCTCATCCGGCTTCTTGCGGTAAAACCAGTGCTCGAACGAGCCAAAGCGCACGAAACTGGGCGCCATGCGCGTGACGACGGCCGCCGTTTCCACCGTTTCGCGCAGGATGCCTTGCTGCGAACCCATGATGGACAGCGCGCGCGAGGTGGGAATGCCCAGCGCCGCCATGGCTTCCGAGCACAGGAATTCGCGGATGGACGAGCGCAGCACGGCGCGGCCGTCGCCCATGCGCGAATACGGCGTGGCGCCGGCGCCTTTCAGCTGCAGCTCCATCGGACCGCTTGCTGTGGCGATATCGCCCAGCAAGATGGCGCGGCCATCGCCCAGCTGGCCGGCCCAGACGCCGAACTGGTGGCCCGAATACACGGCCGACAGGGGCAGCGAGCGCTCGGCCACGGTATTGCCGATCAGCAGTTCCACAAAGCCGGGTTCGGCCAGGCGCGCGGCATCGAGGCCGATCAGGCTGGCCGCCGGCGCGCTGGCGGCGACAAAGTAGGGCGCGGGCAGGGGCGTGGGCATCAGCCGCGTATAGAACGCGGGTGGCAAGGCCGCAAAGGCATTGTCCAGTGGTAAGGTATGAGCGGTGATGGCGATTCCATTCAAGTAGATGCGCCGGCAAGGTGCGCCAGGCTGGAACCCGATTTTACCGCACGGCGCGCAGGTCCGTACGGGACGCCGGCACCGCAAAAAACGGAATCAAAAATTCCATGCTGCATTGCAATATCGAAATGCGTTGACGATTTCCGCACGACCGTACGAAACTAGGGAAAATCTTTAAATTCCTACAATAACCGAGTAGCCACCCCAGGAGACACGATGTCGGCATTTCCCTTGAGTCCAGTGATGGGCCAGATGATGAATCAGCCCCTGCTGATTTCCAGCATTATCGAGTTTGCAGCGCGTCATTATGCAGGCAGCGAAATCATTTCGCGGCGGGTGGAGGGCGATATGCACCGCTACACCTACCGCGATTGCCACCAGCGCGCGCGCCGCCTGGCCAACGCCCTGCATGGCCTCGGCGTCGGCATGGGCGACCGGGTTGCCACCCTGGCCTGGAATGGCTACCGCCACCTGGAAGCCTACTATGCCGTGTCCGGCTCGGGTGCCGTGCTGCACACCATCAATCCGCGCCTGTTTCCCGACCAGATCGCCTATATCTCGAATCACGCGGAGGACCAGGTCCTGCTGTTCGACCTGACCTTTTTGCCCGTGGTGGAAAAGATCGCCGCCGACTGCACCTTCGTGCGCCATTTCGTCCTGATGTGCGACCGCGACCGGATGCCCGCCAGCAGCACCATTCCCGACCTGCTGTGCTATGAAGATCTCATCGCCACGCATTCCGACGAGTACACGTGGCCCCTGTTCGACGAGAATGCGGCCGCCACCCTGTGCTACACGTCCGGCACGACGGGCAATCCCAAGGGCGCCCTGTATTCGCACCGTTCGACCGTGCTGCACGCGTATGCCTCGGCCATGCCCAGCGGCCTGAACGTGCGCGCTTCCGATACCGTGCTGCCCGTCGTGCCCATGTTCCACGTGAATGCCTGGGGCTTGCCGTATTCCGTGCCCCTGTCCGGCGCGCGCATGGTCTTTCCCGGCGCGGCGCTCGATGGCAAGTCGCTGTATGAATTGTTCGAGGCGGAAAAAGTGACGTTCTCGGCCGGCGTGCCCACCGTCTGGCTGGGCTTGCTGAACCATGCGCTGCAGAATGACTTGAAATTTTCCAGCTTCCGCCGCACGGTGATCGGCGGCGCCGCTTGCCCGCCGGCCATGATGGACACCCTGATCGACAAGTTCGACATCGAAGTCATCCACGCCTGGGGCATGACGGAAATGTCGCCGCTGGGCACGGCGGGCGGCTTGCAGACCAAGCACCTGGACTTGCCGAAGGACGAACAGCGCAAGATCCTGCAAAAGCAGGGCCATGCGATCTACGGCGTGGACATGAAGATCGTCGACGACGACGGCAAGGAATTGCCGTGGGATGGCATCAGTTACGGCCATTTGCTGGTGAAAGGGCCGTGGATCATCTCGTCGTATTACAAGAACGAGGGCGGCGACGTGTTGCAGGATGGCTGGTTCCCCACGGGCGACGTGGCCACCATCGACGCGGATGGCTACATGCAGATCACGGACCGCAGCAAGGACGTGATCAAGTCCGGCGGCGAGTGGATCGGCACCATCGACCTGGAAAACCTGGCCATGGCGCACCCGGCCGTGCTGCAGGCGGCCTGCATCGGCGTATTCCACCCGAAATGGGATGAGCGCCCCGTGCTCGTCGTGGTGTTGCGCCCCGGCATGACGGTCACGCGCGAGGTTTTGTTGCAGTTCTTCGAGGGCAAGATCGCCAAGTGGTGGACGCCGGACGACGTGCTGTTCATCGACGCCTTGCCCATGGGCGCGACGGGCAAGATCCAGAAGAACAAGCTGCGCGAGCAGTTCAAGGGGCACCAGTTGCCGGGGATGTAAACCAGCCTAGGCCGCCTGCGGCAGCGCCGCCCCCAGCTTTTCCAGCAAATGATCGCACTGGAACACGGACAGGGTCTGGCGCTGCGCCTCCGTGCCGATATCGATCATTTCATCCATTTCGCTGCGCAAGTCGTCATGTTCTCCCGTGCGGATGATTTGCGGCGCCGCAAAGCGCTGGCTGTCGGAAATGGTCATGATGTTGTCGACATGGTCGACAAGGAAGCCGTAGCGCTCGCTACCCCGTTCCACGATGAGGATCTTGCCGGCGCCCGCGTCAGGCAGGGCCGGCATGGCGTACAACTGGCGCAGGTCGATGATGCTGATCATTTGCTGGCGCAAGTTCAGCATGCCGCGCATGCAGGCCGGCATGCCCGGCGGCGTGGTGATGGCGCCGCTGAAGTCGATGATTTCGCGCACCTGCCCGATTTCCACGGCGAAGCGGGTTTCCACGGTAAACGTGATGTAGACGCGGCGCTGCGCCTTGCGCGTGGCGGCCGTGGCCGTTTCCGCGTCGTTTGGATACAGGCGCTTGTGGCCGTCGCGCATCTCGACGATCTCCGCCTGCGACAGGATGCCCTTGTGGTCGAGGAAAATGATGTCGCCCAGGCCCTCTTTCGTGATGCAGCCGGCGAACATGGCCGCGCGGGCCTTGCTCAGCAGGGGAATCGGCAGCACTTCATCGCCAAAGAAATGCACGATGCTGTCGACGGAGTCGACGAGAAATCCCACGGTCGTGTCATCGAGGCGCACGACGATGATGCGTTGGTCACTGGTCGCCGCCTTGGCTCCGTTGCCGGACCCGGCCGCTTGCAGCAGGGTGCCGAAATCGATGACGGCCACCTGGCTGCCGCGAAAATGCATGCGGCCAAGGCACAGCTCACTATTCAGCAGGGAGCCGTGCAGTTCGGGCACCCGGATGATTTCCTGGATGGCCAGCATTTCGAAGGCGAACGCGGCGCCGGCCGCGTGAAAGCTGACGCACTGCCGGCGTTCGCTTTGCGCGTGGTAACGGGCCGTGCTCAGCTTGGCGCCCGTCGCTTGCAGGGCCAGCACATGGGGCACGTTTTCGATGCGCAGCAAGGCGTGCGGGTCGAGGATTTGCAGCAGGCGCGCGCCGCCATCGAGCAAGATCGTGCCGGCGATGACGGCGTGGCTGTCGCCGGCCGCATACTGCAGGGCGCAGCGCGCGCTGGCGGGCACGCGCAGGATGTCGCCCGTATTCTGGAAGACGATGCCGATCAGCACCTGCTGGAAATCGAGGATGGCGATCTTGTCCGTGGCCACGGCGCGTGGCGCATCGGCGCGGAACAGCCGTCCCAGGTTGACCACCGGAATGACGCTGCCGCGCAAGGTGAACATGCCTTCCAGATAAGCGGGCGACAGGGGCAGCGCGGTGACTTTGGCGGGATAGTTGACGACCTCGCGGATGCAACTGGCGGGCAGGGCGAATTCATCGTCGCCCAGGTGGAAGGAGCCGAACAGTTCGGTGGCCGTGTCGCTGGCGCCCTCTTCATGCATATCCATATGCGCCTTCCTTGCGAGGAATCAATTCGGGTGGCGCCACCACATCGGTGACGACATAGCTGTGCTTGGCGCAATCGATCAGCAACTGGCGCCCGTGGCGGCCGCCCAGCGCGCAAAAGCTCACGTGCAAGCCGCACTGGTCCAGGTATTTTTGCGCCGCTTGCGCGTTTTGCCGGCCCACCTGCAGGCGCCCATGGCCATTCGCGGGGCCAAACATGCTGGCGCCGCCCGCCAGCACCACGTCGATGTCGGCGTAATCGGCTTGGCGCACGCCCATCAGGCGCAGCAGCGAAGGCACGGCCTGACTCACATAGCGAGCACCAAGGGCGCTGTCGGCCCTGGGCGCTTCCGGCAGCAGACAATGGGCCAGCCCGCAGCAGGGGCCGTTCTTCCAGATGAAACCGATGCCGATGCAGGAGCCCAGCAGCGCCTGCAGCTGCTCGCCATGCGTGCCCACGCTAAGTTGCCCCATGCCAACATGGTGCAGCGGCAGGCCATGCTCGATGATGATGCTCATGCGCTACCCGCCTTGTAAATCATGGGAAATTCGAATTGATAGCCGGTGCCGAGGCGGGCGATAGTTTCCGACTCGCCCAGGATCAGCCGCCCCTCGTCCTTCAGGCTCAGGCGCGCCTGGCGCAGCACAGTTTCCTGGTGCCCGGCGTCGAAATAAATGAGCACATTGCGCAGGAACACCAGGTCGAACTGCCGCGCCGGGCGCAATGCCTCCAGCAAATTATGCTGCGCAAAGCTGACGTGCTGCCGCAGCTCGTCATTGACCTTGACGCCATGCGGCGAGGGCGTGAAGTATCTGCGCAGTAAGTCCGGGTGCGACAGGCGGATGCGCTCGACGGAACGGCCGCTGTACTGGCCGGCCCGCGCCGCGCCCAGGATCTGTTGCGAAATGTCGCTGGCCAGGATCTGGTAGCGGAAGGCGGGCGCTTGCAGCCTGAATTGCTCGCACAGCATGGCGATCGAATACAGCTCTTCGCCGCTGGCGGCCGCCGCCGACCAGATGGCCAGACTGCCATCGGGATGGGCGTGCGCCCAGGCGGGCAGGTAGCGGTCGCGGAAGTAATCCCAGATCGATGGCGTGCGGAAAAACAGGGTGTCGTTGGTGGTCACCAGGTCGATGAAATGGGCCACCTCGTCGCGGTCGCTGGTCACGCGCTCCAGGTAAGCCTGGTAGCTGTGCAGGGACAGCGCCTGCAGCCGTGGCTGCAAGCGCCGTTCCAGCAACACGCTCTTGCGCGCGGTCATGGCGATGCCCGTATGCTGGCGCACCAGCGCGATCAGGCTCGTCAGCACCTCGGGCGTCAAGGTGGCCGCGTGGCTCATGGCCTACACCACGAAGCCGGAGACAGTCTGGTTCAGGCTGCCCGCGCGCTCGTTCAGCCCATCCGTCGAGCGGGCGATGCTGTCGCAATTGGCAGCCGACTTTTCCGTTTCCTCGGCGATGTACTGGATCGCCGTCGACACTTCGCGCGCCGTCAGCAGCTGCTCGTTGGCCGCCTTCGAGATATCCGAGATGGCCAGCGTGGTCTTCGCCACGCCCGAGACGATCTTGTCGAAGGCATCGCTGGCCTGGCGCGAAATCTCGCTGCCCGTCGAGACGCGCTTGACGGATTCGTTGATCAGCTTGGAAATCTCTTTTGTTGCCTGTGAGGAACGCTCGGCCAGCTTGCGCACTTCGTCGGCGACGACGGAAAAGCCCAGGCCGTGCTCGCCCGCGCGCGCCGCCTCGATGGCCGCATTGAAGGCCAGCATGTTGGTCTGGTTGGCGATCTCGCTGATGACCTTGACGATTTCGCCGATGTCTTCCGACGAGCGGTTGATCAGGTCCATCGCCTTGATCGACTTGGCGACGGCGCGCGCGCCCGCTTCCGCTTCCTGCTGCGTGGCTTTCGCCAGGAAATCGGCATTCGAGGTGTTTTCCGCGATGGAGTTGATGGAAAACGTCAGGCCATCGATGGAGGCGTTCATTTCTTCCACCGTGGCGCCCAGCGCCTGCGTGCCCACGGCCACGCCCGTGGCCCGCTCGGCGATGGCATGCGAGGCATCGGCAAAGCCGTTGGCCGCCGAGACCACGGTGCCGATCACACCGCGCAAGTCGATGATCATCTTGCTGATGCCGCCGGCCAGGAGGTCGATCGGCTCGTCGCCTTCGGGCACGATATTGCAGGTCAGGTCGCCTTGCGCCGCGCGCGCCACCGAGTCGAGCAGGGCATAGACCTTGCGGCTGTCGTTGGCGGCCTTGGCCTGGATGCTGTTTTCCAGGTTCACCTGGTCCGTGATGTCGATGGCGAACTTGACCACTTTATACGGCTTGCCGTTCAGGTCCAGGATGGGATTGTAGGTAGCCTGTATCCACACCACCTTGCCATGGTTGCCCAGGCGCTTGTAGCGGCCCGCGTCGAATTCGCCGCGGTTGAGCTTTTGCCAGAATTTCTTGTACTCGGCACTGCCGGCATACTCGGGCTCGCAGAACATGCGGTGGTGCTCGCCCTGGATATCGCTCAAGTCATAGCCCATGACGGCAAGGAAATTGTCGTTCGCGTCCAGTACATTGCCCTGCATGTCGAATTCGATCACGGCCTGCGCCTTGCCGATGGCGCTGACCTTGCCTTCGTATTCGGCATTGCGCTTTTTCAGGGCCGTGACGTCGGTGGCGAACTTGATGACTTTATACGGCTTGCCGTCCGCGTCGAGGATGGGGTTGTACGACGCGTTGATCCACACTTCGCGCCCGTCCCTGGCGCGGCGCTTGTATTCGCCCTGGTCGAATTCGCCCCGCCCCAGCTTGGCCCAGAAGTTGCTGTATTCGTCCGTTTTTACATACTCGGGGTCGCAGAGGATGGCATGGTGCTTGCCTTGTACTTCGGCCAGTGTATAGCCGAGCACGCGCAGGAAATTGTCATTCGCATGCAGGATGGTGCCGTCGAGTTCGAATTCGATCACGGCCTGGACACGGTTCAATGCAGTATTTATCGCTTGTAAGTCCAGATCCTGGGAGTGGCTGACATGGCTGGCTGCGTCCATCATATTTCCTTCGGTGTGAGAAGAGGAAGGGGAGCGATAAGGCTGCTGTTATTATTTTTTCTGCTATCCAGATAAGACAGGGAATAAGGCAACGATGTTATTGCAGTGGGCAACATCTGGTGATAATCGGTGAGAATGTGCGCGATGAACGGCCGTCAGTGCTTGTCCTGCGGTTTGCCTTAACATAAATAAATTGTAGAGTATTGATTTGAATCAATAATTTTATTATTCCCCAGCGTCTGGCGAAAAACAAGGGGCGGGAATAAATAATGTCAAAATTGTCGCAATTGGCCCCGGCCGGCATATAAGAAAAACATTTTTTCGCATTATAAAACACCGTTATTATTGTTAATATTTTCTTATATAAATGAATATGCAAGTGATAGCTTCTACTGGGGCTTGCCGCTTGCAGCAGAATCTTTCCGCAAACCTTGAGGTACCATGGCGTACCATGCTGGCGCCCGGGCGCATGCGACAAAAATAATACGAGCGTTCTTTTATGCGGTATAGTAAAGCTTCATCCCTTGCAACCACCTCATACGTTGAGCAAAACCAATAAGGAAGAGACATGAGTGCTGAATATCAAGTGAACGGCGCCGTTGCCGTCATTACCCTCGCCAATCCGCCCGTCAATGGGCTGGGCCTGGCGACGCGCACGGCCGCTGTTGCGGGCATCCGCCAGGCGCTGGCGGACGAGGCCGTCAAAGCCATCGTCATCACGGGCGCCGGCAAGGCCTTTTCGGGCGGCGCCGATATCAAGGAATTCAATTCGCCCAAGGCGCTCACGGAACCGACCCTGCACACCCTGATCAACGTCGTCGAGCAATCCACGAAGCCCGTCGTGGCGGCCATCCACAGCGTGTGCATGGGCGGCGGCCTGGAGCTGGCGCTCGGTTGCAACTACCGCGTGGCCGCGCCTGGCGCGCAGATGGCCTTGCCGGAAGTCAAACTCGGCATCTTGCCGGGCGCGGGCGGCACGCAGCGCCTGCCGCGCGTGCTGGGCCTGGAAATGGCCCTCAACATGATCGTCTCGGGCACGCCCGTGGCATCCGAGAAACTGGCCGGCACGGCCCTGTTCGATGAAGTCATCGCCCCCGGTGCCGACTTGTTGCAAGCCGCCGTGGCCTTCGCCACCAAGGTGGCCGACGTGCGCCCGCTGCCGAAAGTGCGCGAGCGCAAGGTCGATTACCCTAACCACGAAGCGTTCCTGCAGTTTTCGCGCAATACCGTCAAAGCCATGTCCGGTCCGTTCCCCGCGCCGCTCAAATGCGTCGATGCCGTGGCGGCCGCCGTGACGATGAAGTTCGACGATGGCTTGAAGTACGAGCGCGAACTGTTCATGCAACTGGTGCAGTCGCCCGAATCGAAAGCCCTGCGCCACGCCTTCTTTGCCGAGCGGATCGCCAGCAAGGTGCCCGACGTGCCGTCCGACACGCCCGTGCGCACGATCGCCAGCGCCGCCATCGTGGGCGCCGGCACCATGGGCGGCGGCATCGCCATGAATTTCGCCAACGCGGGCATCCCCGTGATGCTGCTGGAAACAAAACAGGAAGCGCTGGACAAGGGCCTGGCCACCATCCGCAAGAATTACGAGAACACGGTGAAAAAGGGCAAGCTCACGCAAGAGAAGGCCGAGCAGCGCATCGCTCTGGTCAGCGGCACGTTAGCCTATGCCGATATCGCGCAAGCCGATATCGTCATCGAAGCCGTCTTTGAAGAGCTGGGCGTGAAGGAAGCCGTGTTCAAACAGCTCGACGCCGTCATGAAGCCGGGCGCCATCCTCGCCTCGAACACGTCCACCCTGGACCTGGACAAGATCGCCGCGTTCACCCAGCGCCCGCAAGACGTGATCGGCACGCATTTCTTCAGCCCGGCGAACGTCATGAAGCTGCTGGAAATCGTCCGTGGCAAGGAAACGGGCAAGGACGTGCTGGCCACGGCGCTGGCGCTGTCGAAAAAGCTGAAAAAGACGGGCGTCGTCTCGGGCGTATGCGACGGTTTCATCGGCAACCGCATGATCGAGCAATACAGCCGGCAAGCCGGTTTCCTGCTGGAAGAAGGCTGTCTGCCGGAACAGGTCGACAAGGCGGTCGAGAAATTCGGCTTCGCCATGGGCCCGTTCCGCATGGGCGACCTGGCCGGCAACGACATCGGCTGGGCCATCCGCAAGCGCCGCTACGTGGAAAAACCGGACGTCACGTATTCGAAGACGGCCGACCTGCTGTGTGAACTGGGCCGCTATGGCCAGAAGACGGGCGCCGGCTGGTATGACTACAAGGCGGGCGACCGCAAGGCGTATGCCTCGGAACAGGTCAATGCCATGATAGTCCAGCATTCCGCCGATATCGGCGTGGCGCGGCGCAAGATCAGCGACCAGGAAATCGTCGAACGGCTCGTGTATGCGCTCGTCAACGAAGGCGCGCGCATCCTGGAAGAGGGCATCGCCCTGCGCGCCTCGGATATCGACATGGTGTACCTGACGGGCTACGGCTTCCCCCTGTTCCGCGGCGGCCCGATGTTCTATGCGGATACGGTCGGCTTGCCGAACGTGCTCGATACCATCAATGGCTACGCGAAAGGCCGCCATGGCGAAGCGTGGACGCCAGCGCCGCTGCTGGTGAAACTGGCGGGCGAGGGCAAGGGTTTCAATAGCTAAGCCGACGCCAACAATATTGTCGGATTACGCGCGGCTTTGCCGCGCTAATCCGACCTACCCGGCTGCTGGGGTCAGACCCGACGGGTCTGACCCCCGAATTACTTCTTCTTCGCCACCATCTTGACCGCCTCGTTGACGATGACGGGGTTGTCTTTCTGGATGTAGTAGCCGGCGCCCGTGATGCGCTCGATGGCTGGCGCGCCGGACAGGCGCTGCCAATCCTTTTCCTGCGCCCGCACCACGTTTTCAAACGAACCCATTTCCTCGATGCCGAACTTGTCGCGCACCAGCAGCATGGCGGGCACGCGCAGGGGGCTGCTCATGTCGACATGCTGCAGGCACTGCGTCTGGGCATCGAATTCGGCCGATTCCGTACTGTTGAACATGAGTTTGCGCCGCGTTTTCACGAGCATGGCGTAGGTGGACGCATCCGTCTGCATCCGGCTCCATTGCTGCGGGTGCGTGGGGTCGAGCAAGACCAGGCCGGCCACATCCTGCGGGTACAGCCTCGCATACACATACTGGTACAGCCCGCCCAAGCCATGGCCGACCAGCACATATGGCGGTTTCAGGCCCGCTTGCGCCAGCAGGGCGCGCTGCTGGGCGGCGATGGTGCACGGGTCGCGCGGCGTGGTGGTCTTTTTGCTGTCGCCGTAGCCGGGGCGGTCGTACACGAGCACGCGATGCTGTCTGGCCACTTCGGGCACCACCTTGGCCCACACATCCTTGCCATCGCCCATGGCTGACTGGAACACCACGGGCAAGCCGCCCTGGCCGCTCAAGGCATAGGCGATGCTGGCGTCGGGCAGGGCGGCCGTGGCGGGCACGCCTGGCGCGGCCGGCGACGACGGCAGCAGGGAGCAGCCGGAAAAACAGCCTGCCAGCAGCAAGCCGGCGCTGGAGAGGAGCAGGGTGCGCGCGGGGCGGCCGACGAATAGATGATGCATGAATTTCCTTCTTGGGGCAGAGACCGGGGACCGGTATGGCGTGCCAGCCATTATAGGCAAAACGTATCGAAGTGGAAACGCCGAACAGAGGCGGATTTCCCGCTGTGCTAGCCGGCGTCGGCGCGATGGCAGACGGCTTCGATGCGGTTGCCGTCCGGATCGAACAGGAAGGCCGCGTAATAGCTGGCGTGGTAGTGGCGCAGGCCGGGCGCACCCAGGTCGATGCCGCCGTGCGCCAGACCCGCATGCCAGAAGGCATCGACGGCCGCGCGCGAGGGGGCCTTGAAGCAGCAGTGGCGGCGTGGCGCGTCGTCGGGCCTGGGGCCCAGGCGCACGGAAAAGTAGCTGCGTCCGGGGTGTTCCGCATCGCTGCGTTCGCCGTAGCCTATCCAGGCATGGGCATGGTCGCTGCCTACCTTGGGCACGCCCAGTGCGGCGAAGATGGCGTCGTAGAAGCGCTCGGCGCGTTCCAGGTCGGCAACGGTGAGGGAAACGTGATCGAGCATGGGCTTTCCACTGGAAAAACAAGGACGGCCATAGCATAGCCCGGATCAGGACGGCCGTGGGCCGAAGTAACCGAGTGATACCGGCGGCGGCCGACCGCCGGTTAAGGCCGGTTGGCGAGCCGCGCCACGATACTGCGGCTCATCAGCTGCACGCGCGGCGCGAACAGCATCACGGC of Janthinobacterium sp. PAMC25594 contains these proteins:
- a CDS encoding alpha/beta fold hydrolase, whose translation is MHHLFVGRPARTLLLSSAGLLLAGCFSGCSLLPSSPAAPGVPATAALPDASIAYALSGQGGLPVVFQSAMGDGKDVWAKVVPEVARQHRVLVYDRPGYGDSKKTTTPRDPCTIAAQQRALLAQAGLKPPYVLVGHGLGGLYQYVYARLYPQDVAGLVLLDPTHPQQWSRMQTDASTYAMLVKTRRKLMFNSTESAEFDAQTQCLQHVDMSSPLRVPAMLLVRDKFGIEEMGSFENVVRAQEKDWQRLSGAPAIERITGAGYYIQKDNPVIVNEAVKMVAKKK
- a CDS encoding VOC family protein — encoded protein: MLDHVSLTVADLERAERFYDAIFAALGVPKVGSDHAHAWIGYGERSDAEHPGRSYFSVRLGPRPDDAPRRHCCFKAPSRAAVDAFWHAGLAHGGIDLGAPGLRHYHASYYAAFLFDPDGNRIEAVCHRADAG
- a CDS encoding 3-hydroxyacyl-CoA dehydrogenase NAD-binding domain-containing protein, whose amino-acid sequence is MSAEYQVNGAVAVITLANPPVNGLGLATRTAAVAGIRQALADEAVKAIVITGAGKAFSGGADIKEFNSPKALTEPTLHTLINVVEQSTKPVVAAIHSVCMGGGLELALGCNYRVAAPGAQMALPEVKLGILPGAGGTQRLPRVLGLEMALNMIVSGTPVASEKLAGTALFDEVIAPGADLLQAAVAFATKVADVRPLPKVRERKVDYPNHEAFLQFSRNTVKAMSGPFPAPLKCVDAVAAAVTMKFDDGLKYERELFMQLVQSPESKALRHAFFAERIASKVPDVPSDTPVRTIASAAIVGAGTMGGGIAMNFANAGIPVMLLETKQEALDKGLATIRKNYENTVKKGKLTQEKAEQRIALVSGTLAYADIAQADIVIEAVFEELGVKEAVFKQLDAVMKPGAILASNTSTLDLDKIAAFTQRPQDVIGTHFFSPANVMKLLEIVRGKETGKDVLATALALSKKLKKTGVVSGVCDGFIGNRMIEQYSRQAGFLLEEGCLPEQVDKAVEKFGFAMGPFRMGDLAGNDIGWAIRKRRYVEKPDVTYSKTADLLCELGRYGQKTGAGWYDYKAGDRKAYASEQVNAMIVQHSADIGVARRKISDQEIVERLVYALVNEGARILEEGIALRASDIDMVYLTGYGFPLFRGGPMFYADTVGLPNVLDTINGYAKGRHGEAWTPAPLLVKLAGEGKGFNS